One genomic region from Thalassotalea sp. PS06 encodes:
- a CDS encoding DUF350 domain-containing protein — protein MEKIFSFGHIDSQVLMILAAEIIIAIMLLALMRYLYGWSLGLSTTKELSKVDNFAFGISMAGSIGGLGIVLTGAITPKYNAGMGSELVNMFSYGLLGLVLLYLGRSVHDRWALHLVDKQEQIKNKNITMGIVDAASVIATAIIIREMLLWVEGLNAFAIIAMISAFAVAQSLLTMVTRIRERHFAKHNQLDSMQAAFAEGQIALALRYSGQIISAALAVTAASYFLEYHPDTIVQNLIGWLIFGFLMTLSMWVLTTIAKAIILRGIDLAAEVDHQHNIGVASIEMAISIGIALMITTLLA, from the coding sequence ATGGAAAAAATCTTTTCTTTTGGTCACATCGACAGTCAGGTGCTGATGATTCTCGCCGCTGAAATTATCATTGCTATTATGCTACTCGCGTTGATGCGCTATTTGTACGGCTGGTCGTTAGGGTTGAGCACAACTAAGGAATTATCGAAAGTCGATAATTTTGCCTTTGGTATCAGTATGGCAGGATCAATTGGCGGTCTTGGCATCGTCTTAACTGGCGCCATAACTCCTAAATATAATGCCGGTATGGGTAGCGAATTAGTGAATATGTTTAGCTATGGTCTACTCGGATTGGTGCTTCTATATCTGGGCCGCTCTGTCCATGACCGCTGGGCATTGCATCTGGTTGATAAGCAGGAACAAATCAAAAACAAGAACATTACCATGGGTATCGTTGACGCTGCATCGGTCATTGCCACGGCGATTATCATTCGGGAGATGTTGTTGTGGGTTGAAGGTTTAAATGCCTTTGCCATCATTGCCATGATCAGCGCTTTTGCCGTCGCTCAAAGCCTGTTAACCATGGTAACCCGAATTCGAGAACGCCACTTCGCCAAACACAATCAACTGGATTCTATGCAAGCTGCCTTTGCCGAAGGGCAAATTGCCCTGGCACTGCGCTACAGTGGTCAAATAATTTCCGCGGCGCTTGCAGTAACGGCCGCCAGCTACTTTCTTGAATACCACCCAGACACCATAGTGCAGAACCTGATTGGCTGGTTAATCTTCGGATTTTTGATGACCTTGTCCATGTGGGTACTTACTACTATCGCCAAAGCCATCATACTAAGGGGCATTGATCTCGCCGCCGAAGTCGATCATCAGCACAATATTGGTGTCGCCAGCATTGAAATGGCGATCAGTATTGGTATCGCTCTAATGATAACTACATTGCTGGCTTAA
- a CDS encoding YjfI family protein: MNIHSIAAHLNELADDTSTGMVFDCQPISGDVDVLQISVQGREELPVFLSVTDDQIICITYLWGEQEIVKEKRVAMLEAMLEMSIPMPLSSFSKIGDKYAIFGALSINSSFDDIEHELAVLSNNALEVIDDMSEFLI, translated from the coding sequence ATGAATATTCACAGCATTGCAGCTCACTTGAATGAACTGGCTGACGATACCAGTACAGGGATGGTTTTTGACTGTCAGCCGATTTCTGGTGACGTCGATGTTTTGCAGATCAGTGTGCAGGGAAGAGAAGAGTTACCGGTATTCCTTTCGGTAACCGATGATCAAATTATTTGTATTACCTACCTGTGGGGTGAACAGGAAATCGTTAAGGAAAAACGTGTTGCCATGCTGGAAGCTATGCTGGAAATGAGCATTCCAATGCCACTTTCCTCTTTTTCTAAAATCGGCGACAAGTATGCCATTTTTGGCGCTCTATCGATCAATTCAAGCTTTGACGATATCGAACATGAGCTGGCTGTTTTGAGTAACAATGCCCTCGAAGTAATTGATGACATGAGCGAGTTTTTAATTTAA
- a CDS encoding CDP-glycerol glycerophosphotransferase family protein, whose amino-acid sequence MACKKYLFYVSQNYSYAILRPVQEEIRRRGDQVKWFLHGPVNPDYLRHDEQRLLTVQDVIDYNPMATLLPGNVVPNFIPGIKVAVFHGFDAGKLNRRGSNDHFQIRNCFDLYCTQGPNTTNRFKALEQQLGHFKVIETGWPALDPLFSNGKTESEANRPTILMCSTFSRNLTCAPHLYDKVRELSQNDRWQWLIQFHPKMDKSIVDMYKGLENENLTFVETDNVIPLLQQADVMVCDTSSVLIMFALQGKPVVTFKNINPQPHLINIKDPERLESAIEQALAPAPELLAELQAYIEATHPNQDGNSSVRVLDAIDEMASGKHPLKAKPANWMRQLKMRRQLNYWKF is encoded by the coding sequence ATGGCTTGTAAAAAGTATTTATTCTATGTATCGCAAAACTATAGTTACGCTATTTTGCGCCCGGTTCAGGAAGAAATCAGGCGTCGCGGCGATCAGGTAAAATGGTTTTTGCACGGCCCGGTGAATCCTGATTATTTGCGTCATGATGAACAAAGGCTTTTGACCGTTCAGGATGTTATCGATTACAACCCTATGGCCACCTTATTACCCGGAAATGTCGTGCCAAATTTTATTCCCGGTATCAAGGTAGCTGTATTTCATGGATTTGACGCCGGAAAATTAAACCGACGCGGTAGCAACGATCATTTCCAGATCCGAAATTGCTTTGATTTGTATTGTACTCAAGGGCCAAATACCACCAATCGTTTTAAAGCCTTGGAACAGCAATTAGGTCATTTCAAAGTCATTGAAACTGGTTGGCCGGCACTCGATCCTTTGTTTAGTAACGGTAAAACTGAAAGTGAAGCAAATCGCCCCACTATTTTGATGTGCTCAACGTTTTCCAGAAATTTAACTTGCGCCCCGCATCTTTACGACAAAGTAAGAGAACTTAGTCAAAATGACCGTTGGCAATGGCTAATTCAATTTCATCCGAAAATGGATAAAAGCATTGTTGATATGTACAAAGGTTTAGAAAATGAAAATCTAACCTTTGTTGAGACCGACAATGTGATCCCTTTACTGCAACAAGCCGATGTAATGGTTTGTGATACGTCCTCGGTTCTGATTATGTTCGCTTTGCAGGGTAAACCTGTCGTTACCTTTAAAAATATCAACCCGCAGCCGCATTTAATCAATATTAAAGACCCTGAGCGTTTAGAATCGGCAATTGAACAGGCATTAGCGCCTGCGCCAGAATTGCTGGCAGAACTTCAGGCATATATCGAGGCGACACACCCGAATCAGGATGGTAACTCGTCGGTAAGAGTGTTAGATGCTATCGATGAGATGGCAAGCGGCAAGCATCCGTTAAAAGCAAAGCCCGCGAACTGGATGCGGCAACTGAAAATGCGCCGTCAGCTTAACTACTGGAAGTTCTAA
- a CDS encoding CDP-glycerol glycerophosphotransferase family protein, whose product MYVLFDVLHLYYLPQYLPVQKKLAEHNVKTAFVFYRSVQDDILEQIAAEHQLEYVWVENESQASDYYTQENADWVFFANGFDHLDKLHQVSKSAQIGHGIGPKSCYYTASDSAMTVRFVEGDYRCQRLRALYPENEFVDVGYSKLDSIINQQEPGFDLQQLGLDANKPTLIYAPTFYPSSIECFAKDWPADFVDFNILLKPHYFSIAKEKYHKQKALLEHWATFENVYLAKSTDYNLVPFMASADILISDASSALFEFAALNKPVIWCDFLKLRWSYRGIFSYRFKKRMDEDFGEYANIAVHAKSYKDLRGLVIEQYQQPKLLEPIRLQLAEKLAGRLDGKATDRVVDYILSHS is encoded by the coding sequence ATGTACGTGTTGTTTGATGTTCTGCATCTGTACTACTTACCACAATATTTACCAGTCCAAAAAAAGCTGGCTGAGCACAATGTAAAAACGGCATTCGTTTTCTACCGAAGTGTCCAGGACGATATTCTCGAGCAAATCGCCGCAGAGCATCAACTGGAATACGTTTGGGTGGAAAACGAAAGTCAGGCCAGCGATTACTACACTCAGGAAAACGCCGACTGGGTATTCTTTGCCAACGGTTTTGACCACCTGGATAAATTGCATCAAGTGAGTAAATCCGCACAAATAGGCCACGGTATCGGCCCTAAATCCTGTTATTACACAGCCTCAGACTCAGCGATGACGGTCAGGTTTGTAGAGGGAGATTATCGTTGCCAACGCCTGCGCGCACTTTACCCTGAAAACGAATTTGTCGATGTTGGCTATAGTAAGCTCGACAGTATTATCAATCAGCAAGAGCCTGGCTTTGATTTGCAGCAATTGGGATTAGATGCCAATAAACCAACGCTTATTTATGCGCCAACCTTTTACCCAAGTTCGATTGAATGTTTCGCAAAAGACTGGCCCGCAGATTTTGTTGATTTCAATATTCTCCTCAAACCTCACTATTTCTCAATCGCTAAAGAAAAATACCACAAGCAAAAAGCTTTATTAGAGCATTGGGCAACCTTTGAGAATGTTTATCTTGCTAAATCAACGGATTACAACCTGGTGCCTTTCATGGCCAGTGCCGATATTTTGATCAGCGATGCTTCATCAGCATTATTTGAATTTGCAGCTCTGAATAAGCCAGTTATCTGGTGTGATTTTCTGAAATTACGCTGGAGCTACCGGGGGATTTTCTCCTATCGCTTTAAAAAGCGTATGGATGAAGATTTTGGCGAATATGCCAATATTGCCGTGCATGCGAAAAGCTATAAGGACTTGCGAGGTTTAGTGATTGAGCAGTATCAACAACCTAAACTGCTTGAACCAATCCGCCTGCAGTTAGCAGAAAAGCTCGCCGGTCGCCTTGACGGCAAAGCCACCGATCGAGTCGTCGATTACATACTTTCTCATTCCTAG
- a CDS encoding adenylyltransferase/cytidyltransferase family protein, whose translation MMRVITFGTFDVFHVGHVNILERARLHGDHLIVGVSSDALNMSKKQRYPIYSQQDRMHIIRSMRCVDEVFVEESLELKAEYIKYYNADILVMGDDWQGKFDHLKDICEVIYLPRTPSVSTTEIIEIVRTDHNP comes from the coding sequence ATTATGCGCGTAATTACCTTTGGAACATTTGATGTTTTTCACGTTGGTCATGTGAATATTTTAGAGCGGGCCAGGTTGCATGGTGACCACCTGATTGTCGGTGTTTCTTCTGATGCGCTAAACATGTCAAAGAAACAGCGATATCCGATTTACAGTCAGCAAGACAGAATGCATATCATCCGTTCAATGCGCTGCGTTGATGAAGTGTTCGTGGAAGAATCGCTGGAATTAAAGGCCGAATATATTAAGTATTACAATGCCGATATTCTGGTGATGGGGGATGACTGGCAAGGAAAATTCGATCACCTGAAAGATATCTGTGAAGTAATATACCTACCAAGAACCCCTTCGGTTTCAACCACGGAAATTATTGAAATTGTAAGAACGGATCACAACCCTTGA
- a CDS encoding TIGR04211 family SH3 domain-containing protein, whose translation MKTISNILLASLLAFSTLTIAQEEAQTAPVSVTPGAKGYISDNLFVFFHSGAGNQYRILGSINAGDEVEFLAGPQNDYVQIKDSRGRTGWIEQKFLSNNPGLRNTVGQLNAELADNKVQTEDLQNRLTETRQELGELSRNYKQLQSDHDKLTKDYAVAQKKIDSASMEVMKTYFLYGGGVLFAGLFLGLILPKLMPRKKSSW comes from the coding sequence ATGAAAACAATTTCTAATATCCTGTTGGCAAGCCTGCTGGCATTCAGCACCTTAACGATTGCTCAGGAAGAAGCGCAAACGGCGCCGGTAAGCGTCACCCCTGGAGCTAAGGGCTACATTAGTGACAACTTATTTGTATTTTTTCACTCTGGTGCTGGCAATCAATACCGCATCTTAGGCAGCATTAACGCTGGTGACGAAGTGGAATTTTTAGCGGGTCCACAAAATGACTATGTACAAATCAAAGATAGCCGAGGTCGTACTGGCTGGATTGAGCAAAAATTCCTGTCGAATAATCCTGGTCTTCGCAATACCGTTGGTCAATTGAATGCAGAGTTGGCAGACAATAAAGTGCAAACGGAAGATCTGCAAAACCGCCTGACTGAAACCCGTCAAGAACTGGGTGAATTGAGCCGCAATTATAAGCAGCTGCAAAGTGACCACGACAAGCTAACCAAAGACTATGCTGTCGCTCAGAAAAAAATTGATAGTGCCAGTATGGAAGTGATGAAGACTTATTTCCTATACGGTGGTGGTGTTCTTTTCGCAGGTTTGTTTCTTGGTCTGATTCTACCGAAGCTAATGCCTCGCAAGAAATCTAGCTGGTAA
- a CDS encoding inorganic triphosphatase, with protein sequence MDTEIELKYLICDDLENTQLIQKLSNLLNELDANTSHKQKYLNNIYFDTADKALRHLDIGLRIRRNQDGESEQTIKTSGTVVAGLHQRPEYNLPVDGSFPTLNQFPEHIWPQGEDIEQLQSALMPIFSTDFTRHAWHIVFADGSEVELALDVGEISANGAFEAIKEIEIELLKGDKAHLFSLAERLFSQMQLRPGQSSKAARGYGLAFGQEAIIPSFHSAVIQLSPSLTIIESFISGFSQALTLKQQLVAAYIKEPKLELIKQIADVLALSRHGLWLYESYLPQVQAQDLRSQFGEVMQDLTWVESALQLQELTTVTGNYRKKIEYSQNLLSELKGKMQHFPSDAEMQAYFTSAKFNQLQLSQLALVMALSESEDSTVNLLSFASEWLDDGLVRLQEAISLEQSMQERQYLQSHALLIRSLLTGYWFGQLFAGEERSHFRRPWLDMHSGIDELENLCLLRATLQQQKELPKKLVNWLENKVDNLIQALEHCRQVALTIPPYWH encoded by the coding sequence ATGGACACTGAGATAGAACTCAAATATCTGATTTGTGATGATCTTGAGAATACCCAACTGATTCAAAAGCTTTCCAATCTGCTCAATGAGTTAGATGCCAATACAAGTCATAAGCAGAAGTACCTCAACAACATATATTTCGATACGGCGGACAAAGCCTTACGGCACCTGGATATCGGCCTGCGAATTCGCCGCAACCAAGATGGTGAATCGGAACAGACGATAAAGACATCAGGTACTGTCGTTGCAGGACTGCATCAACGGCCGGAATATAACTTACCTGTCGACGGAAGCTTTCCGACCCTTAATCAATTCCCTGAACATATCTGGCCTCAAGGTGAAGATATTGAACAACTTCAGTCGGCATTAATGCCTATTTTTAGCACCGATTTTACGCGTCATGCCTGGCATATCGTATTTGCTGATGGTAGCGAGGTAGAACTGGCGTTAGATGTTGGTGAGATTAGTGCAAACGGCGCATTCGAAGCAATCAAGGAAATTGAAATCGAGTTGCTAAAGGGAGACAAGGCCCACCTTTTCTCTTTGGCAGAGCGCTTGTTCTCGCAGATGCAGCTAAGGCCAGGGCAGAGCAGTAAAGCCGCCCGAGGTTATGGTCTGGCGTTCGGTCAGGAAGCCATTATCCCAAGTTTTCACAGCGCCGTTATTCAGCTGTCGCCATCATTAACCATTATTGAATCGTTTATTAGCGGCTTCTCTCAGGCGTTAACGTTGAAACAGCAACTTGTCGCCGCCTATATCAAAGAACCCAAGCTAGAGCTTATTAAGCAAATTGCCGATGTGCTGGCGTTGTCGCGTCATGGTCTGTGGTTATATGAGAGTTATTTACCGCAAGTTCAGGCACAGGATCTGCGCAGCCAATTTGGTGAGGTGATGCAGGACTTAACCTGGGTGGAAAGCGCTTTACAACTTCAGGAATTAACGACAGTAACCGGTAATTACCGCAAAAAGATTGAATATAGCCAGAACCTACTGAGTGAGTTAAAAGGTAAAATGCAGCACTTCCCAAGTGACGCAGAGATGCAGGCATATTTTACTTCGGCAAAATTTAATCAGCTGCAGTTATCGCAATTGGCTCTGGTTATGGCACTGAGTGAGAGTGAGGATAGCACCGTAAACTTGTTAAGTTTTGCCAGTGAGTGGCTCGATGATGGTCTGGTGCGATTACAGGAAGCGATTTCTTTGGAACAAAGCATGCAGGAGAGGCAGTACTTGCAAAGCCATGCCTTATTGATTCGTAGTTTACTGACTGGTTATTGGTTTGGTCAGTTGTTTGCAGGGGAAGAGCGCAGTCACTTTCGTCGTCCCTGGTTAGATATGCATTCCGGCATTGATGAGCTAGAGAATCTTTGTTTGTTGCGTGCAACCTTGCAACAACAAAAGGAACTACCGAAAAAGCTAGTTAACTGGCTTGAGAATAAAGTAGATAATTTGATTCAGGCTTTGGAACACTGTCGCCAGGTTGCCTTAACGATTCCTCCATACTGGCACTAG
- the glnE gene encoding bifunctional [glutamate--ammonia ligase]-adenylyl-L-tyrosine phosphorylase/[glutamate--ammonia-ligase] adenylyltransferase gives MSNSEVFRTVYMQEQQQLFWSHCQNAFAPYLPELSAEQLTHLQRSISLSDFVRETLVSTPQLLPQVFAEPLEHEFSALELTQQLQSLLHDCQEEEQLHRILRQFRNRYMVRFAINDFCSALPIQISLRHLTDLAEVLITQALQWLTEYCQQRWGQPVDAEGNIQPLLVYGMGKLGGGELNFSSDIDLIFAYPHSGETQGARKSIDNQQFFTRLGQKLIAALNQVTVDGFVYRVDMRLRPFGESGPLVLSFSALENYYQDQGRDWERYAMLKARLIGNTEYNKRLSSMLRPFVYRRYIDFSVIESFRKMKLMIAQEARRKSVQNNIKLGQGGIREIEFIVQVFQLIRGGRNPELQERNIYKALDLLTDHGSINPETRQTLLNSYNFLRRSENAIQAFADKQTQLLPQDELNRTRLMEMMGGDSWEDYHQQCRQHMAQVHHEFNLLIGEDNPNELPLSDKWVTYWLANWEQDESISWLENLQPQWPADDIHQTLVNFKKDIHKRPIGRRGQIILDKLIPLLLSLIDKESPLITLNRCLHVLLKIVSRTAYLELLYENQGALKQLIKLCRESEWISETLAKFPILLDELIDPKLLMSLPELEDYQTLLRESLLRVPNDDLEEQMETLRRFKQSHQLKIAAADVSDVLPVMKVSDQLTGLAQGIVAEVIDLAWQQMCARYGQPAHTLGTDNKGFAVLGYGKLGGIELGYSSDLDMVFVHNCEPNDMTTGDKQVPASQFYLKMAQRILHLFNTRTASGTLYEADMRLRPSGNSGLMVVHINTYHQYLKKDAWTWEHQALVRARAVAGDSDLVSQFSLIRKDILSSNRERTKLRGDVINMREKMRKHLDKSDANLFDIKQGEGGLADIEFMAQYFVLSFSHEHESLGEYSDNVRIFERLGEFGLIEAQTAKQLASSYCALRDLGHELVLQNRPKMSDRGLIESHTELVWRCWSNYLLNAEE, from the coding sequence GTGTCAAATTCTGAAGTTTTTCGAACCGTCTATATGCAGGAACAGCAACAATTATTTTGGAGTCACTGCCAGAATGCGTTTGCACCATACCTGCCAGAGCTTTCCGCCGAGCAATTAACCCATTTGCAACGCAGTATCAGCTTATCTGATTTTGTACGGGAAACCCTGGTTTCAACTCCACAATTGTTGCCACAAGTGTTTGCCGAGCCTCTGGAACATGAGTTTTCCGCGCTGGAACTTACCCAACAGTTACAATCCTTGTTACATGATTGCCAGGAAGAAGAGCAGTTACACCGGATATTAAGACAGTTTCGCAATCGTTATATGGTGCGATTTGCAATCAATGACTTTTGTTCGGCGTTGCCCATACAGATCAGTCTTCGACACTTAACAGATTTAGCGGAAGTGTTAATCACCCAAGCGTTACAATGGCTGACGGAATATTGTCAGCAGCGTTGGGGGCAGCCGGTTGATGCCGAAGGTAATATCCAACCGCTGTTGGTTTATGGGATGGGAAAGCTCGGTGGTGGTGAACTCAACTTCTCGTCAGATATCGACCTTATTTTCGCCTACCCTCACAGTGGGGAAACCCAGGGGGCTCGCAAAAGTATCGATAACCAGCAGTTTTTTACTCGATTAGGGCAAAAGTTAATTGCCGCGTTAAACCAGGTTACGGTGGATGGATTTGTTTATCGTGTCGATATGCGATTGCGTCCATTTGGCGAAAGCGGTCCTCTGGTACTGAGCTTTTCGGCACTGGAAAACTATTACCAGGATCAGGGGCGTGACTGGGAACGCTACGCCATGTTAAAGGCCAGATTGATTGGCAATACTGAATACAATAAGCGTTTGTCATCGATGCTAAGACCGTTTGTATATCGCCGCTATATCGATTTTTCGGTGATTGAAAGCTTTCGTAAAATGAAGCTGATGATAGCCCAGGAAGCACGCCGCAAATCGGTTCAGAACAATATTAAACTGGGCCAGGGCGGGATCCGTGAAATTGAGTTTATTGTTCAGGTTTTTCAGTTAATTCGAGGCGGTCGCAATCCCGAATTGCAGGAACGTAATATTTATAAAGCCCTGGATTTGCTGACCGACCATGGTTCTATTAACCCTGAAACCCGGCAAACCTTGCTTAACTCATACAATTTCTTACGTCGCAGTGAAAATGCGATTCAGGCCTTTGCCGATAAACAGACGCAATTATTGCCTCAGGATGAGTTAAATCGCACCCGGCTGATGGAAATGATGGGGGGAGATAGTTGGGAGGACTATCACCAACAATGCCGTCAGCATATGGCACAGGTACATCACGAATTTAATCTACTGATTGGTGAAGATAATCCCAATGAATTGCCTTTGAGTGATAAGTGGGTAACCTACTGGCTGGCGAACTGGGAACAGGATGAATCGATCAGCTGGCTTGAAAACCTGCAGCCGCAGTGGCCAGCAGACGACATCCACCAGACCCTGGTAAATTTTAAGAAAGACATTCATAAACGCCCTATTGGTCGTCGAGGGCAGATCATTCTCGATAAACTTATTCCGTTATTGCTGAGCTTAATCGATAAAGAATCACCACTAATCACCCTAAACCGGTGTCTGCATGTATTACTGAAAATCGTTAGCCGCACCGCGTATCTTGAATTACTTTATGAAAATCAGGGCGCCCTGAAGCAGCTAATTAAGCTCTGCCGGGAAAGCGAATGGATCAGTGAAACCCTGGCCAAGTTCCCAATATTGCTGGACGAGCTAATCGATCCGAAATTATTGATGTCTTTGCCTGAACTTGAAGACTATCAGACGCTGTTAAGAGAGAGCCTGTTGCGGGTACCAAATGACGATTTGGAAGAACAAATGGAAACCCTGCGACGATTTAAACAGTCGCATCAATTGAAAATCGCTGCGGCGGATGTCAGTGATGTGTTGCCAGTGATGAAGGTCAGTGATCAATTAACCGGATTAGCTCAGGGTATAGTGGCGGAAGTGATAGATTTGGCCTGGCAACAAATGTGTGCCCGCTATGGCCAACCCGCTCATACCTTAGGAACCGATAACAAAGGCTTTGCGGTGTTAGGTTATGGCAAACTTGGCGGCATTGAGCTGGGTTACAGTTCAGATTTAGATATGGTGTTTGTCCATAACTGCGAACCTAATGATATGACTACCGGTGATAAGCAGGTGCCAGCCAGTCAGTTTTATTTGAAAATGGCGCAACGGATCTTACATCTATTCAATACCCGAACGGCGAGCGGTACCTTGTATGAAGCCGATATGCGATTACGACCCTCGGGTAATTCCGGGCTTATGGTTGTACACATCAATACCTACCATCAATATCTGAAAAAAGACGCCTGGACCTGGGAACATCAGGCGCTTGTTCGCGCCAGAGCGGTAGCCGGGGATAGTGATTTAGTCAGCCAATTTAGCCTGATCCGCAAGGATATTTTAAGCAGCAATCGTGAACGCACCAAGTTACGTGGCGACGTGATTAATATGCGTGAGAAAATGCGGAAACACCTGGATAAAAGCGACGCCAATTTATTTGACATCAAACAAGGCGAGGGTGGTTTAGCGGATATCGAATTTATGGCGCAGTATTTTGTTCTCAGCTTTAGCCACGAGCATGAATCCTTGGGTGAGTATTCCGATAATGTGCGCATATTTGAGCGCCTTGGAGAATTTGGCCTGATCGAAGCGCAAACTGCCAAACAGCTGGCTTCGTCATATTGCGCGCTTCGGGATTTAGGGCATGAGCTGGTATTGCAAAACCGGCCGAAGATGTCTGACCGGGGTTTAATTGAATCTCATACCGAGTTAGTCTGGCGCTGCTGGAGCAATTATTTACTCAATGCCGAAGAGTAA
- a CDS encoding PspA/IM30 family protein — MSIFKKIMTAIRGGASEMGESIVDANATRIFEQEIRDAQNHLTKAKRDLTSVMAQQMSATREVERIKRDIAEHEGYAQQALAQENEALALQVAEKIAGMENEQETQQQALDSFSTNVDRLKELVKKSERQVAEFKRQLSMVKTTENVQKATSAITDNFSSSNSKLLNAKDSLERIKAKQQKFDDQMKAAELLESEDSDASLQSQLKAAGIGKADKDASSVLDRIKAKQS, encoded by the coding sequence ATGAGTATTTTTAAGAAAATTATGACCGCAATTCGTGGTGGCGCCAGTGAAATGGGCGAGAGCATTGTTGATGCCAACGCCACTCGAATCTTTGAACAAGAAATTCGTGATGCACAAAATCACTTAACCAAAGCTAAACGTGATTTGACCAGCGTAATGGCGCAGCAAATGTCAGCGACTCGCGAAGTCGAGCGCATCAAACGTGATATTGCCGAGCATGAAGGCTACGCACAGCAGGCCCTGGCTCAGGAAAATGAAGCATTAGCATTGCAGGTTGCCGAGAAAATTGCCGGCATGGAAAACGAACAGGAAACGCAACAGCAAGCGTTGGATAGCTTCTCCACTAACGTTGACCGCTTAAAAGAGCTGGTTAAGAAAAGTGAACGTCAGGTAGCAGAATTCAAGCGTCAGTTATCCATGGTGAAAACCACTGAGAACGTGCAAAAAGCCACGTCAGCAATTACCGACAACTTTTCATCGAGCAATTCTAAATTGCTCAACGCCAAAGACTCTTTGGAGCGCATTAAAGCTAAGCAGCAGAAATTTGATGACCAGATGAAAGCAGCAGAATTGCTTGAGTCAGAAGATTCTGATGCATCATTGCAATCGCAACTGAAAGCTGCGGGCATTGGTAAAGCAGATAAAGATGCGTCTTCGGTTCTTGATAGAATCAAAGCAAAGCAGTCTTAA